The following proteins are co-located in the Betaproteobacteria bacterium genome:
- the fliN gene encoding flagellar motor switch protein FliN, with product MPDELQAPVEADDWAAAMAEQTADVAPTALTDLPPTAKAAVFQRLTGTSGEARNDIDLILDIPVQLTVELGRTRIPIKHILQLAQGSVIELDAMAGEPMDVLVNGCLIAQGEVVVVNDKFGVRLTDVTTPSERISRLKR from the coding sequence CCGACGACTGGGCGGCCGCCATGGCCGAGCAGACCGCCGACGTCGCGCCGACCGCATTGACGGATCTGCCGCCCACGGCCAAGGCGGCAGTGTTCCAGCGGCTTACCGGTACCAGCGGCGAGGCGCGAAACGACATTGACCTGATACTCGACATCCCTGTGCAGCTTACGGTTGAACTGGGCCGCACGCGCATCCCCATCAAGCACATTCTGCAGTTGGCGCAAGGTTCGGTCATCGAACTTGATGCGATGGCCGGCGAGCCCATGGACGTGCTGGTCAACGGTTGCCTGATTGCGCAAGGTGAGGTGGTGGTGGTCAACGACAAATTTGGCGTGCGGCTCACCGACGTGACGACGCCGTCCGAGCGAATAAGCCGGCTCAAACGGTAA